In Nocardioides sp., the following proteins share a genomic window:
- a CDS encoding histidine phosphatase family protein, with product MTEALRRLVLLRHGQTAWNLSGRAQGHRDIDLDETGRTQAARVAPIIATRYRPVRLVSSDLQRARSTAAMVGQACGLTPSHDAAFREFAIGPNREGTTVPEWRERFPEEYALFKAGRWHEIPGRETEDDVIARFVPGASRRSQRRWTPVSVRSS from the coding sequence GTGACTGAGGCCCTGCGTCGGCTGGTCCTGCTGCGACACGGCCAGACGGCCTGGAACCTCTCGGGCCGCGCCCAAGGGCACCGCGACATCGACCTCGACGAGACCGGCCGTACGCAGGCCGCCCGGGTCGCACCGATCATCGCGACGCGCTATCGGCCCGTACGTCTCGTCTCGTCCGATCTGCAACGCGCGAGGTCGACGGCGGCTATGGTCGGCCAGGCTTGCGGGCTGACGCCATCGCATGACGCGGCGTTTCGTGAGTTTGCTATTGGCCCCAACCGTGAGGGCACCACGGTGCCGGAGTGGCGTGAGCGGTTCCCGGAGGAGTACGCGCTCTTCAAGGCGGGGCGCTGGCACGAGATCCCGGGCCGCGAGACCGAGGATGACGTGATCGCCCGGTTCGTACCGGGAGCTTCTCGGCGGTCGCAGCGTCGCTGGACCCCGGTGAGTGTGCGGTCGTCGTGA
- the rsfS gene encoding ribosome silencing factor, with protein MTATDEAVDLITIAALAAADKLATNVVAFDVSDQLAITDAFLLASAANDRQVNAIVDEVEDKLREAGAKPIRREGQREGRWVLLDYGIVVIHIQHEDERQFYALERLWRDCPTIALPAEVNNPAASGD; from the coding sequence ATGACCGCCACCGACGAAGCCGTCGACCTGATCACGATCGCGGCGCTCGCTGCCGCCGACAAGCTCGCGACCAACGTCGTGGCCTTCGACGTCAGCGACCAACTCGCGATCACCGATGCGTTCTTGCTCGCGTCGGCCGCCAACGACCGCCAGGTCAACGCGATCGTCGACGAGGTCGAGGACAAACTGCGCGAGGCCGGCGCCAAGCCAATTCGCCGCGAAGGTCAGCGCGAAGGCCGTTGGGTGCTGTTGGACTACGGGATCGTGGTGATCCACATCCAGCACGAGGACGAGCGCCAGTTCTACGCCCTTGAGCGGTTGTGGCGCGACTGTCCCACGATCGCGTTGCCTGCCGAGGTCAACAACCCCGCCGCATCCGGTGACTGA
- the nadD gene encoding nicotinate-nucleotide adenylyltransferase, which yields MGVMGGTFDPIHHGHLVAASEVQSWFDLDEVIFVPTGDPWQKSERDVSAGEDRYLMTVIATAANPRFTVSRVDIDRNGKTYTIDTLRDLKRELPDTDLYFITGADALADIFTWRDADELFALANFVGCTRPGYTMPPETLAKIPSDRVTLIEIPALAISSTDCRERQQRGEPVWYLVPDGVVQYIGKHHLYPGPQSPGPKSPAPKSPAQAEEADA from the coding sequence GTGGGCGTGATGGGTGGCACCTTCGACCCGATCCACCACGGTCACCTCGTGGCGGCCTCGGAAGTGCAGTCGTGGTTCGATCTCGACGAGGTCATCTTCGTCCCGACCGGCGACCCCTGGCAGAAGTCCGAGAGGGACGTTTCGGCAGGGGAGGACCGTTATCTGATGACGGTCATCGCCACCGCGGCCAACCCGCGGTTCACCGTGTCGCGCGTGGACATCGACCGCAACGGCAAGACGTACACGATCGACACGTTGCGCGATCTCAAGCGCGAGTTGCCGGACACTGATCTCTACTTCATCACCGGCGCGGATGCCCTCGCAGACATCTTCACCTGGCGCGACGCGGACGAACTCTTTGCGCTCGCGAACTTCGTGGGGTGTACGCGGCCGGGCTACACGATGCCGCCGGAGACACTCGCCAAGATCCCGTCTGATCGAGTGACGCTGATCGAGATCCCGGCTCTGGCGATCTCCTCGACCGACTGCCGCGAGCGGCAGCAGCGAGGCGAGCCGGTGTGGTATCTCGTGCCTGACGGTGTCGTGCAGTACATCGGCAAGCACCACCTCTATCCGGGCCCTCAATCTCCGGGCCCTAAGTCTCCGGCCCCTAAGTCTCCGGCCCAGGCCGAGGAAGCAGACGCATGA
- a CDS encoding glutamate-5-semialdehyde dehydrogenase has product MDVTQQVEEAARRAREASYELGLATRAQKDAVLLAMADALIAEQGTILAANADDLARAEAGGTPANILDRLRLTPERLTAMAQGLRDVAGLADPVGEVVRGSTLANGLEMRQVRVPFGVVGMIYEARPNVTADAAGICLKSGNAVLLRGSSSAKASNAAIVDVLRDAVGDSGLPADCVQLVPGDTHDSVKALMRARGLVDVLIPRGGAGLIRSVVEESTVPVIETGVGNCHVYVDKGADLEMALAIVLNAKTHRTSVCNSAESLLVHADIAEVFVPRVVSALQAAGVTIHGDQAFQAYDGVLVATEEDYATEYLSMDMSAAVVADLEAAIGHIRAHSSQHTDAIVTDSQVAARRFIAAVDSAAVLVNASTRFTDGGELGFGAEIGISTQKLHARGPMALQEMTSTKFVIVGDGHVRG; this is encoded by the coding sequence ATGGACGTGACCCAGCAGGTCGAGGAAGCCGCGCGCCGAGCGCGCGAGGCGTCGTACGAACTAGGGCTTGCGACGCGCGCGCAAAAAGACGCGGTACTGCTCGCCATGGCCGATGCCCTGATCGCCGAGCAGGGGACCATCCTGGCCGCCAACGCAGATGACCTCGCTCGCGCCGAGGCGGGCGGCACCCCCGCCAACATTCTCGATCGGCTGCGGCTGACCCCCGAGCGTTTGACCGCGATGGCCCAGGGGTTGCGCGATGTGGCCGGGCTTGCCGACCCGGTGGGCGAGGTCGTACGAGGCTCGACGCTGGCCAACGGCCTGGAGATGCGCCAGGTGCGCGTGCCCTTCGGTGTGGTCGGGATGATCTATGAGGCGCGCCCCAACGTCACCGCGGATGCGGCCGGGATCTGCCTGAAGTCCGGAAATGCTGTGCTGCTGCGCGGGAGTTCGTCGGCCAAGGCCAGCAACGCGGCGATCGTGGATGTGCTGCGGGATGCGGTGGGGGACAGTGGCCTGCCGGCCGACTGCGTACAACTCGTCCCCGGAGACACCCACGACTCCGTGAAAGCGCTGATGCGCGCCCGTGGGCTGGTCGACGTGCTGATCCCGCGCGGTGGCGCGGGGCTGATCCGGTCGGTCGTCGAGGAGTCGACGGTTCCGGTCATCGAGACCGGGGTCGGCAACTGTCACGTGTACGTCGACAAGGGTGCGGACCTTGAGATGGCGTTGGCGATCGTGCTCAATGCGAAGACGCACCGGACCTCGGTATGCAACTCCGCGGAGTCGCTGCTCGTGCATGCCGACATCGCCGAGGTGTTCGTGCCGCGTGTGGTGAGCGCGCTGCAGGCCGCGGGCGTCACGATTCATGGCGACCAGGCCTTCCAGGCGTACGACGGGGTGCTGGTTGCCACGGAGGAGGACTACGCCACCGAATACCTCTCGATGGACATGTCGGCCGCCGTCGTCGCAGATCTGGAAGCCGCGATCGGCCACATCCGGGCACATTCCAGCCAGCACACCGACGCGATCGTGACCGACAGCCAGGTGGCCGCCCGACGGTTCATTGCGGCGGTCGACTCCGCGGCCGTGCTCGTCAATGCCTCGACCCGTTTCACCGACGGCGGCGAACTCGGCTTCGGGGCCGAGATCGGCATTTCGACCCAGAAGTTGCACGCGCGCGGGCCGATGGCGTTGCAGGAGATGACGTCGACCAAGTTCGTGATCGTGGGGGATGGGCACGTACGCGGGTGA